A single genomic interval of Campylobacter concisus harbors:
- the hisD gene encoding histidinol dehydrogenase: MKFFHSSDADFESKFLQLVKRSDNDMSAVMPVVASIIDEIRKDGDSALFAQITKFDKFSVTGKNDIIIDVREMEAAYNSLDNALRVALNLAHDRIKSYHERTKPSDWTYKDEHDILLGAKYTAVDRAGLYIPGGKAAYPSSLLMNAIPAIVAGVKEIVVCTPAPNGKVNTLLLAAMHLCGIKTAFKVGGASAIAAMAYGTATVPKVDVITGPGNIYVATAKKLVYGDVNIDMIAGPSEIGVIADDSANPRHIAIDMLSQAEHDEIASAFLITPVEAFARAVQRHIEDELKTLKREPIASASIRNKAAIIVAKDLKECFALMNELAVEHLEIATNDALSYIDDVTHAGAIFFGHFTPEAMGDYIAGPNHTLPTGGSARFYSPLGVENFMKRSSIISVSRKGIMHLGKSCMQLAEAEGLTAHKKSVAVRLEE; the protein is encoded by the coding sequence ATGAAATTTTTTCATAGCAGCGACGCTGATTTTGAGAGTAAATTTTTACAGCTTGTTAAACGAAGTGATAATGATATGAGCGCTGTAATGCCAGTGGTTGCTAGCATAATAGACGAGATAAGAAAAGATGGCGATAGTGCACTTTTTGCCCAGATAACAAAATTTGATAAATTTAGCGTCACAGGCAAAAACGACATAATAATCGACGTAAGAGAGATGGAAGCGGCCTACAACTCTCTAGATAACGCCCTAAGAGTGGCTTTAAATTTAGCTCACGATAGGATAAAAAGCTATCACGAGCGCACAAAGCCAAGCGACTGGACATATAAAGATGAACATGACATCTTGCTTGGCGCAAAATACACAGCGGTTGACCGCGCAGGCCTTTATATCCCAGGTGGCAAAGCGGCTTATCCTAGCTCGCTTCTTATGAATGCGATCCCAGCGATCGTAGCCGGTGTAAAAGAGATCGTTGTCTGCACCCCAGCACCAAATGGCAAGGTAAATACCTTGCTTCTTGCGGCAATGCACCTTTGTGGCATAAAGACAGCCTTTAAAGTAGGCGGCGCAAGTGCTATTGCGGCAATGGCCTATGGAACTGCAACAGTGCCAAAAGTTGATGTCATCACAGGACCTGGCAATATCTACGTAGCAACTGCCAAAAAGCTAGTTTATGGCGACGTAAATATTGATATGATCGCTGGTCCAAGCGAGATAGGCGTCATCGCTGATGATAGTGCCAATCCTCGCCACATAGCTATCGATATGCTCTCACAAGCCGAGCACGACGAGATCGCAAGTGCCTTTTTGATAACGCCAGTAGAAGCTTTCGCAAGGGCAGTACAAAGACACATCGAAGATGAGCTAAAGACACTAAAACGTGAGCCAATCGCAAGTGCAAGCATAAGAAATAAAGCTGCAATAATAGTGGCAAAAGATTTAAAAGAGTGTTTTGCTCTCATGAATGAGCTTGCTGTTGAGCACCTAGAGATCGCTACAAACGATGCTTTAAGTTATATCGATGATGTGACTCATGCGGGCGCTATATTTTTTGGACACTTTACGCCTGAAGCGATGGGAGATTATATCGCTGGACCAAATCACACATTGCCAACTGGTGGAAGTGCGAGATTTTACTCGCCGCTTGGAGTTGAAAATTTCATGAAGCGAAGTTCGATCATCTCAGTGAGTAGAAAAGGTATCATGCATCTTGGCAAATCATGCATGCAGCTAGCTGAAGCTGAGGGGCTAACCGCTCATAAAAAATCAGTCGCAGTGAGGCTAGAAGAGTAA
- a CDS encoding pyridoxal-phosphate dependent enzyme: MIEQVVLKGREFWLLRDDLLGEFNGNKARKLEYFLKADLGGTQAIVSHGSSQSNAMYSLSLFARLKGLKFYYVVSHLSSNLEQNPVGNFKFALENGMEIFVKEEREKFAKELANSKNALFINEGVAQNEAELGFITQAREIDEWSKKSGIRPDIFLPSGTGTSACYLAKHTDLRVFTAPCVGDGDYLKKQIYELDKNSKVQILNPPKKYHFGNLYPELYEIWLEVCKSGVEFDLVYDPVGFITLFANLDKLGDQILYIHQGGILGNITQKQRYERKLKLKEHG; encoded by the coding sequence GTGATTGAGCAGGTTGTTCTTAAGGGGCGAGAGTTTTGGCTTTTGAGAGATGATCTGCTAGGCGAGTTTAACGGCAATAAAGCAAGAAAGCTAGAGTATTTTTTAAAGGCTGATCTTGGTGGCACTCAGGCCATCGTATCTCACGGCTCAAGCCAGTCAAATGCTATGTATAGCCTAAGCCTTTTTGCTAGGCTAAAGGGGCTTAAATTTTACTATGTCGTCTCTCATCTTAGTTCAAATTTAGAGCAAAATCCAGTTGGAAATTTCAAATTTGCACTTGAAAATGGCATGGAAATTTTCGTAAAAGAAGAGCGTGAGAAATTTGCTAAAGAGCTTGCAAATAGTAAAAATGCACTCTTTATAAATGAAGGCGTGGCGCAGAATGAGGCTGAGCTTGGCTTTATCACGCAGGCGCGTGAGATAGATGAGTGGAGCAAAAAAAGTGGTATAAGGCCCGATATTTTCTTGCCCTCAGGCACAGGTACTAGCGCATGCTACCTAGCAAAGCATACCGATCTTAGGGTCTTTACAGCGCCATGCGTAGGGGATGGTGACTATCTAAAAAAGCAAATTTATGAGCTAGATAAAAATAGCAAGGTGCAAATTTTAAATCCGCCAAAGAAGTATCATTTTGGGAATTTATACCCAGAGCTTTATGAGATTTGGCTAGAGGTTTGCAAAAGTGGCGTGGAATTTGACCTAGTATACGACCCTGTTGGCTTTATCACGCTTTTTGCAAATTTAGATAAGCTTGGGGATCAAATTTTATACATTCACCAGGGTGGAATTTTAGGTAACATTACACAAAAGCAAAGATATGAGAGAAAATTAAAATTAAAGGAGCATGGATGA
- a CDS encoding OmpA family protein: MKINKNNEDQSSFWVSYADLMAGLLFVFMLLIGAVVVKYVLTQNTLENKEQAIIAALANLKDAQGRNFTLEELNDALKSELSKISDENINLKKLNEIFVIQIDALKEKLAQLIEENKDANASIKELNASIFDLNQKMIVLNDEISSKDRALSDANESSEKNLAKIAFLLEQVSKKEARYDELLRDLNVTRDRVKNLTGIRVKVISALKDRLGNSIEIDPNSGALKLSSSVLFDKASAVLKEEVKEELKATLSKYFDVLLNDKEIASNIDQIIIEGFTDSDGSYIYNLELSQKRAYAVMEFISSFSDDARLRKLLVASGRSYNELVFKDGAEDKDASRRIEIKFSLSNKEAINEIEKFLEFKGD; this comes from the coding sequence ATGAAAATAAACAAAAATAACGAAGATCAATCAAGCTTTTGGGTTTCGTACGCGGACTTGATGGCAGGTCTGCTCTTCGTTTTTATGCTACTTATCGGTGCTGTCGTCGTAAAATACGTCCTAACCCAAAACACCCTTGAAAATAAAGAGCAAGCTATCATCGCAGCTTTAGCAAATTTAAAAGACGCCCAGGGTAGAAATTTCACCCTTGAAGAGCTAAATGACGCACTAAAAAGTGAGCTTTCAAAGATAAGCGACGAAAACATAAATTTAAAAAAATTAAATGAAATTTTCGTCATCCAAATAGACGCCCTAAAAGAAAAGCTAGCCCAGCTCATAGAGGAAAATAAAGACGCAAATGCGAGCATAAAAGAGCTAAATGCTAGCATTTTTGATCTAAATCAAAAGATGATCGTGCTAAATGATGAAATTTCATCAAAAGATAGAGCGCTTAGCGACGCAAATGAAAGTAGCGAGAAAAATTTAGCCAAGATCGCCTTTTTGCTCGAGCAAGTGAGCAAAAAAGAGGCTAGATATGACGAGCTTTTAAGGGATCTAAATGTCACTCGTGACAGGGTCAAAAACCTAACTGGCATAAGGGTAAAAGTGATCTCAGCCTTAAAAGATAGGCTTGGAAATAGCATCGAGATCGACCCAAACTCAGGCGCACTAAAGCTTAGCTCCTCAGTGCTTTTTGATAAAGCAAGTGCGGTCTTAAAAGAAGAGGTCAAAGAGGAGCTAAAAGCCACGCTTAGTAAGTATTTTGACGTGCTTTTAAATGATAAAGAGATCGCCTCAAACATTGATCAGATAATAATTGAAGGTTTTACAGATAGTGATGGAAGCTACATTTATAACTTAGAGCTTTCACAAAAAAGAGCTTACGCGGTGATGGAGTTTATAAGCTCATTTAGTGATGACGCGCGCCTGAGAAAGTTACTCGTGGCAAGCGGACGAAGCTACAATGAGTTAGTTTTTAAGGACGGAGCCGAAGATAAAGACGCTTCAAGGCGCATCGAGATCAAATTTTCACTCTCAAATAAAGAGGCTATCAACGAGATAGAGAAATTTTTGGAGTTTAAGGGTGATTGA
- a CDS encoding MotA/TolQ/ExbB proton channel family protein: MQNQNDFSELSVPKEHQAHSFFVFFKVIFIPLAIYILAILAYLGVINFQMKLHTIVMMGVILFVAFIFSRHSALVAYSNFLANAKDYKIRLKEFIISHLFEISSVKKANAKFEDFFENYTRNFRNDNLANIGQAVFPMLGILGTFISIAISMPEFSSNTTDGLEKEIAILLNGVATAFYVSIYGIFLALWWMFFEKIGVSKFEKFYSEQKELSREFFWQENELNANFMKASVGYFKDGHDAFKMVLDDKFVKELSELTNEKFNSLKELCEVEKNIINQSKAELSTNLKMLNEASLKQDEFVKIHSDMLKAVSAFSNAFKDMEVKILTEHAKLGEIFSRNLNATKESQIKFEQTIKSFDKVLREFSLSLMKEQNEALKEFRASLVESATIFKAAYEQEGRSLEREKERESLIAELKKNIDEIDKEANSVIEKIENLVQ, translated from the coding sequence ATGCAAAATCAAAATGATTTTAGTGAGCTAAGTGTGCCAAAGGAGCACCAAGCTCACTCTTTCTTTGTCTTTTTTAAAGTTATCTTTATCCCTTTAGCTATCTACATCTTGGCGATACTAGCCTATCTTGGTGTTATAAATTTTCAGATGAAGCTTCACACCATCGTGATGATGGGCGTTATACTCTTTGTTGCCTTTATTTTTTCTCGTCATAGCGCTTTGGTAGCTTACTCAAATTTCTTAGCAAATGCCAAAGACTACAAGATAAGGCTAAAAGAATTTATCATCTCGCATCTCTTTGAAATTTCAAGCGTCAAAAAGGCAAACGCTAAATTTGAAGATTTTTTCGAGAACTACACAAGAAATTTTAGAAATGACAACCTAGCAAATATTGGCCAAGCAGTCTTTCCTATGCTTGGAATTTTGGGTACATTTATCAGTATCGCCATCTCTATGCCAGAGTTTAGCTCAAATACCACAGATGGTCTTGAAAAAGAGATCGCTATATTACTAAATGGTGTCGCTACGGCGTTTTATGTATCGATCTATGGTATTTTTTTAGCGCTTTGGTGGATGTTTTTTGAAAAGATAGGCGTTAGTAAATTTGAGAAATTTTACAGCGAGCAAAAAGAGCTTAGCCGTGAGTTTTTCTGGCAGGAAAATGAGCTAAATGCAAATTTTATGAAAGCCTCTGTTGGCTACTTCAAAGATGGTCATGACGCTTTTAAAATGGTGCTTGATGATAAATTTGTAAAAGAGCTAAGCGAACTGACAAATGAGAAATTTAACAGTCTAAAAGAGCTTTGCGAGGTTGAAAAAAATATCATCAATCAAAGCAAAGCTGAGCTTAGCACAAACCTTAAAATGCTAAATGAAGCTAGCCTAAAACAAGATGAATTTGTAAAAATCCACTCTGATATGCTAAAGGCAGTAAGCGCGTTTTCTAATGCCTTTAAAGATATGGAGGTTAAAATTTTAACCGAGCATGCAAAGCTTGGCGAAATTTTTAGTAGAAATTTAAACGCTACAAAAGAGAGCCAGATAAAATTTGAGCAGACTATAAAGAGTTTTGACAAGGTTTTAAGAGAATTTTCTCTCTCTTTGATGAAAGAGCAAAATGAAGCGCTAAAGGAATTTAGAGCCTCGCTCGTGGAGAGTGCTACGATATTTAAGGCGGCGTATGAGCAAGAGGGCAGGAGCTTGGAGCGCGAAAAAGAGCGTGAGAGCTTGATTGCTGAGCTTAAGAAGAATATAGATGAGATCGATAAAGAAGCAAATTCTGTAATAGAAAAAATCGAAAATCTAGTGCAATGA
- the fbaA gene encoding class II fructose-bisphosphate aldolase, with protein sequence MGVLDIVKLGVLSGDDVTKLYAYAKEQGFAIPAVNVVGSDSVNAVLEAAKVANSPVIVQFSNGGAGFYAGKACDNAAVLGAIAGAKHVHLLAQAYGVPVILHTDHAARKLLPWIDELVKASHEYKKTHGVPLFSSHMLDLSEENINENLSTCEKYLKELSELGISLEIELGVTGGEEDGVDNTSVDNALLYTQPEDVALAYERLSKISDKFSIAASFGNVHGVYKPGNVVLRPEILKNSQAYVAKKFNTKDSKPVNFVFHGGSGSELKDIKDAVSYGVIKMNIDTDTQWAFWDGVREYEAKNRAYLQGQIGNPEGEDKPNKKYYDPRKWLRSGEESMVKRLQTAFSDLNCINRN encoded by the coding sequence ATGGGCGTTTTAGATATCGTAAAACTTGGTGTTTTAAGCGGAGATGATGTAACAAAACTTTATGCTTATGCCAAAGAGCAAGGTTTTGCAATACCTGCTGTAAATGTCGTAGGCAGCGACTCGGTAAATGCTGTTTTAGAAGCGGCAAAGGTTGCTAACTCGCCTGTTATCGTTCAGTTTAGTAATGGCGGTGCAGGTTTTTACGCTGGTAAAGCCTGCGACAACGCAGCCGTTCTTGGCGCGATCGCTGGAGCAAAGCATGTTCATTTGCTTGCCCAGGCTTATGGCGTGCCAGTCATTTTGCACACAGACCACGCTGCTAGAAAGCTCTTACCTTGGATAGATGAGCTAGTAAAAGCAAGTCATGAGTATAAAAAAACTCACGGCGTGCCACTTTTTAGCTCTCACATGCTTGATCTTAGCGAAGAGAATATCAATGAAAATTTAAGCACATGCGAGAAATATCTAAAAGAGCTTAGCGAGCTTGGCATCAGCCTAGAAATCGAGCTAGGCGTCACTGGTGGCGAAGAAGACGGCGTGGATAACACAAGCGTTGATAATGCGCTTCTTTACACTCAGCCAGAAGACGTCGCACTTGCTTATGAAAGACTAAGCAAGATAAGTGATAAATTCAGCATCGCAGCTAGTTTTGGTAACGTCCACGGCGTTTATAAACCGGGTAATGTCGTGCTAAGACCAGAAATTCTTAAAAACTCACAAGCCTATGTCGCTAAAAAATTTAATACAAAAGATAGCAAACCTGTAAATTTTGTATTTCATGGCGGTAGCGGCAGTGAGCTAAAGGATATCAAAGATGCTGTAAGTTACGGTGTTATCAAGATGAATATCGACACTGATACGCAGTGGGCGTTTTGGGACGGAGTACGCGAGTATGAGGCCAAAAATAGAGCATACTTGCAAGGCCAGATCGGCAACCCAGAGGGTGAGGATAAGCCAAATAAAAAATACTACGACCCAAGGAAATGGCTAAGAAGCGGCGAGGAGAGCATGGTTAAGCGTCTTCAGACTGCTTTTAGCGACTTAAACTGCATAAATAGGAACTAA
- a CDS encoding peptidylprolyl isomerase: protein MKKFLFPAVLSLAAAVTLNAAVVATVDGDAINDSDISGLLSAAMPGFDASKLQPNEKKRIIDDLINRKLLLKDAKSSGIEKDVEYIKAVKAAQEGIAVELYMRKLFDSLKVSENELKDFYNKNKSSMNEPAQAKAKHILVEDEKTANDIIAQLKNLKGEALTKKFAELASQKSIDKGSAAHGGELGWFGQSQMVKPFADAAFSMANGAVSTKPVKTQFGYHVILKEDGKAAGTVSFEQAKPEIEQAVKMEKFQAAVRQKSEALRQKAKIEYK from the coding sequence ATGAAAAAATTTTTGTTTCCAGCAGTTTTAAGTTTAGCGGCAGCTGTTACTCTAAATGCAGCAGTAGTTGCAACAGTCGATGGTGACGCTATAAACGATAGCGATATTTCAGGACTTTTGTCAGCAGCTATGCCGGGTTTTGACGCTAGCAAGCTTCAGCCAAATGAGAAAAAACGCATTATCGACGATCTAATAAATAGAAAACTTCTTTTAAAAGATGCTAAATCAAGCGGTATCGAAAAAGATGTTGAGTATATCAAAGCTGTTAAGGCTGCACAAGAAGGCATCGCAGTTGAGCTTTATATGAGAAAACTATTTGATAGCTTAAAAGTAAGTGAAAATGAACTAAAAGACTTTTATAATAAAAACAAATCTAGCATGAATGAGCCAGCTCAAGCAAAAGCTAAACATATTTTAGTTGAAGATGAAAAAACAGCAAACGATATCATTGCTCAGCTTAAAAATTTAAAAGGCGAGGCTCTAACTAAGAAATTTGCAGAGCTAGCAAGCCAAAAATCAATCGATAAAGGTTCAGCAGCACATGGTGGCGAGCTTGGTTGGTTTGGTCAAAGCCAAATGGTAAAACCTTTTGCAGATGCTGCATTTTCAATGGCTAATGGCGCAGTTTCAACTAAACCAGTTAAAACTCAGTTTGGTTATCATGTAATCTTAAAAGAAGATGGCAAAGCTGCTGGTACTGTAAGCTTTGAGCAAGCAAAACCAGAGATCGAGCAAGCTGTAAAAATGGAGAAATTCCAAGCTGCTGTTAGACAAAAAAGTGAAGCTCTACGCCAAAAAGCAAAGATAGAATACAAATAA
- the nth gene encoding endonuclease III: MRTKKDILEIKIRLLEEFKDAKSELKFRNLYELLVCVMLSAQCTDKRVNLITPALFEAYKDVYELASANLASLKLMINSCSFFNNKAVNLIKMANSVVELYNGEIPLDEEKLKALAGVGQKTAHVVLLEATNANVMAVDTHVFRVAHRLDLSHAKTPEATEADLSHAFKTDLGKLHQAMVLFGRYTCKAKKPLCHECILNDLCNSKDKII; the protein is encoded by the coding sequence ATGAGAACAAAAAAAGATATTTTAGAGATAAAAATAAGACTTCTAGAAGAGTTTAAAGACGCCAAAAGTGAGCTTAAATTTAGGAATTTATATGAGCTACTTGTCTGTGTCATGCTCTCAGCCCAGTGCACTGATAAAAGAGTAAATTTAATAACTCCAGCTTTATTTGAAGCGTATAAAGATGTCTATGAGCTAGCTAGCGCAAATTTAGCAAGTCTAAAACTAATGATAAACTCGTGCAGCTTTTTTAATAACAAGGCGGTAAATTTAATCAAAATGGCAAACAGCGTGGTTGAGCTTTATAATGGAGAAATCCCGCTTGATGAAGAGAAGCTAAAAGCGCTTGCTGGAGTTGGGCAAAAGACCGCTCACGTCGTGCTTTTAGAGGCTACAAATGCAAATGTTATGGCTGTTGATACGCACGTTTTTAGAGTGGCGCACAGACTTGATCTTAGCCATGCAAAAACGCCAGAAGCCACTGAAGCTGATCTTAGCCATGCCTTTAAAACAGATCTTGGTAAGCTTCATCAAGCCATGGTGCTCTTTGGACGTTATACCTGTAAAGCCAAAAAGCCACTTTGCCATGAGTGTATCTTAAATGATCTTTGTAACAGCAAGGACAAGATTATTTAA